A genomic region of Papaver somniferum cultivar HN1 chromosome 7, ASM357369v1, whole genome shotgun sequence contains the following coding sequences:
- the LOC113292822 gene encoding GDSL esterase/lipase At3g62280-like → MRSSFTLSSPLLFLSLCIYLLLVFNNSRSKPLCHKGKSSSPILINFGDSNSDTGGLLAGTGLRIGLPHGITFFHEGTGRFGDGRLIIDFLCESLNLGFLSPYLDSLEPNFESGVNFAVAGAMTLPRFVPFALDVQVRQFKRFQSRSLKLIAQGSKGLIDEYGFQNALYMIDIGQNDLLVALYASNLTSTPVLEKIPSSLAEIKLAIQKLYERGASKFWIHNTGPLGCAPKELALHPHNDTDLDQIGCFKVHNDLAKAFNEGLKVICNELRSTYKDATIVYVDIYKIKYELFREYKSYGFTKPHKACCGYGGEPNNYNVKATCGRHGYTICANVWQSIVWDGVHYTEAANQVVASHILSTKFSIPQISLESFWKI, encoded by the exons ATGAGGTCTTCTTTTACTCTTTCTTCTCCTCTGTTGTTCCTATCTCTGTGTATTTACCTTCTTCTAGTTTTCAACAATTCGCGATCAAAACCATTATGCCACAAAGGTAAGTCATCATCGCCAATTCTGATTAATTTCGGAGATTCGAACTCCGACACTGGAGGCTTGCTTGCTGGCACCGGTCTCCGAATTGGTTTGCCCCATGGTATTACATTTTTCCACGAGGGTACTGGCCGGTTTGGCGATGGACGTCTTATTATCGACTTCCTCT GTGAAAGTTTGAACCTGGGTTTTCTAAGCCCATATTTGGACTCCCTGGAACCAAATTTCGAAAGTGGTGTCAATTTCGCAGTTGCGGGTGCCATGACTTTACCTCGATTTGTCCCTTTTGCGTTAGATGTACAAGTTCGGCAGTTTAAGCGTTTCCAAAGTCGTTCTCTCAAACTCATCGCACAAG GTTCGAAAGGTCTGATAGATGAATATGGGTTTCAAAATGCGCTTTACATGATTGACATTGGACAAAATGATCTCTTGGTTGCCCTATATGCGTCAAACTTAACCTCCACGCCCGTACTTGAAAAAATTCCATCATCTCTAGCAGAAATCAAATTAGCAATTCAG AAACTTTATGAACGTGGTGCCAGTAAATTTTGGATACACAACACTGGACCATTAGGTTGCGCTCCGAAAGAGCTTGCCCTTCATCCTCATAACGACACCGATCTTGATCAAATTGGGTGTTTTAAGGTTCATAACGATTTGGCAAAAGCTTTTAACGAAGGATTGAAGGTTATATGCAACGAATTAAGATCAACTTATAAGGATGCGACCATTGTCTATGTTGatatatataaaattaaataCGAACTTTTCAGGGAATACAAAAGTTATG gttttacaaaaccaCACAAGGCTTGCTGTGGGTATGGTGGAGAGCCAAACAACTATAATGTTAAAGCAACTTGTGGCCGACATGGCTACACTATCTGCGCGAATGTATGGCAGTCTATAGTGTGGGATGGAGTTCACTATACTGAAGCTGCTAATCAAGTAGTCGCCTCACACATTCTTTCTACAAAATTTTCCATACCACAAATATCCCTGGAATCTTTTTGGAAAATTTGA
- the LOC113294316 gene encoding uncharacterized protein LOC113294316, translating into MDASFHQFNSQGGIGLITRDFAGNCIGVQGEYFDGGMWQGIELEELECMAMLAAVKFAINKNVRNAIFESDSEVVIKSIHEQTSHVYWLNQQLILDVKFLLGKFEVWKCISVKRDADGVADKLAKKARTMKLNFEFYTDLPYDIKEWVNRENNVTV; encoded by the coding sequence ATGGATGCTTCTTTTCATCAGTTTAATTCACAGGGTGGCATTGGACTAATTACTAGAGATTTTGCAGGTAACTGCATTGGAGTTCAAGGGGAATACTTTGATGGAGGAATGTGGCAAGGCATAGAATTGGAGGAGTTAGAATGCATGGCCATGCTTGCAGCTGTCAAGTTTGCAATCAACAAAAATGTGAGAAATGCTATTTTTGAGAGTGATAGTGAGGTTGTAATAAAGTCAATCCATGAGCAAACTTCTCATGTTTATTGGTTAAACCAACAATTAATTTTAGATGTTAAGTTTCTGTTAGGAAAGTTTGAAGTATGGAAGTGTATCTCAGTTAAAAGAGATGCAGATGGAGTTGCTGATAAACTAGCTAAGAAAGCTAGAACTATGAAGTTAAACTTTGAGTTTTATACTGATCTCCCATATGATATAAAGGAATGGGTGAATCGGGAAAACAATGTAACAgtttaa